A window of the Brassica napus cultivar Da-Ae chromosome C5, Da-Ae, whole genome shotgun sequence genome harbors these coding sequences:
- the LOC106447244 gene encoding probable complex I intermediate-associated protein 30 isoform X1 → MDTAICDIRRAFVFFFPSAYRDMSRFRSLLQASVNATKKAFTWNIEEWVPPPERYIFKFHSKEDLKKWHLYSDSEYGGLSSASLEIPDGGKGSDGTGIFSGNLSVDLSEGSKLNISRSGFCGMRSKKFDGFIDLDGYDAIAMRLRGDGRCYISTIYTENWVNSPGQTEDNSWQAFVFAPKDRWYTAKIPLARYLPTWRGNVIDVEMEMNPGRVLGMSLSVNAEGGAVGAKSGAGDFRVEIDWIKALRMP, encoded by the exons ATGGATACGGCAATCTGTGATATACGTCGAGCTTTTGTATTCTTTTTTCCGTCTGC CTACAGAGACATGTCAAGGTTTCGATCATTGTTGCAAGCCTCAGTAAATGCAACGAAAAAGG CTTTTACGTGGAACATTGAAGAATGGGTACCACCTCCAGAGAGGTATATATTTAAGTTTCATTCGAAAGAAGACTTGAAGAAATGGCATCTCTATTCTGATTCTGAATATGGAG GATTATCTTCGGCTTCCTTGGAGATCCCAGATGGAGGAAAAGGATCAGATGGAACTG GAATTTTCTCGGGGAACCTTTCCGTAGACCTTAGTGAGGGATCAAAGTTGAACATCAGTCGGAGTGGCTTCTGTGGAATGCGCTCAAAGAAG TTTGATGGCTTCATTGATCTTGACGGGTATGATGCAATAGCCATGAGACTTAGAGGAGATGGAAGGTGTTATATCTCTACA ATCTATACCGAAAACTGGGTGAATTCACCAGGACAAACAGAAGATAACTCGTGGCAAGCTTTCGTCTTTGCTCCAAAGGACAGGTGGTATACTGCCAAG ATCCCTCTAGCTAGATACTTGCCAACATGGAGAGGAAATGTAATCGATGTGGAAATGGAGATGAATCCCGGTCGTGTTCTGGGTATGTCACTGTCGGTTAACGCAGAAGGTGGTGCGGTTGGAGCCAAGTCAGGAGCAGGTGATTTCAGAGTTGAAATTGACTGGATCAAAGCCTTGAGAATGCCATGA
- the LOC106447244 gene encoding probable complex I intermediate-associated protein 30 isoform X2: MSRFRSLLQASVNATKKAFTWNIEEWVPPPERYIFKFHSKEDLKKWHLYSDSEYGGLSSASLEIPDGGKGSDGTGIFSGNLSVDLSEGSKLNISRSGFCGMRSKKFDGFIDLDGYDAIAMRLRGDGRCYISTIYTENWVNSPGQTEDNSWQAFVFAPKDRWYTAKIPLARYLPTWRGNVIDVEMEMNPGRVLGMSLSVNAEGGAVGAKSGAGDFRVEIDWIKALRMP, from the exons ATGTCAAGGTTTCGATCATTGTTGCAAGCCTCAGTAAATGCAACGAAAAAGG CTTTTACGTGGAACATTGAAGAATGGGTACCACCTCCAGAGAGGTATATATTTAAGTTTCATTCGAAAGAAGACTTGAAGAAATGGCATCTCTATTCTGATTCTGAATATGGAG GATTATCTTCGGCTTCCTTGGAGATCCCAGATGGAGGAAAAGGATCAGATGGAACTG GAATTTTCTCGGGGAACCTTTCCGTAGACCTTAGTGAGGGATCAAAGTTGAACATCAGTCGGAGTGGCTTCTGTGGAATGCGCTCAAAGAAG TTTGATGGCTTCATTGATCTTGACGGGTATGATGCAATAGCCATGAGACTTAGAGGAGATGGAAGGTGTTATATCTCTACA ATCTATACCGAAAACTGGGTGAATTCACCAGGACAAACAGAAGATAACTCGTGGCAAGCTTTCGTCTTTGCTCCAAAGGACAGGTGGTATACTGCCAAG ATCCCTCTAGCTAGATACTTGCCAACATGGAGAGGAAATGTAATCGATGTGGAAATGGAGATGAATCCCGGTCGTGTTCTGGGTATGTCACTGTCGGTTAACGCAGAAGGTGGTGCGGTTGGAGCCAAGTCAGGAGCAGGTGATTTCAGAGTTGAAATTGACTGGATCAAAGCCTTGAGAATGCCATGA